One Geoalkalibacter sp. DNA window includes the following coding sequences:
- a CDS encoding efflux RND transporter permease subunit: protein GFLPMALSTGVGAEVQRPLATVVIGGVLTSTLLTLFVLPALYVLAAPKRAAGSDGAKT, encoded by the coding sequence CGGTTTTCTGCCCATGGCCCTGTCCACCGGGGTCGGCGCCGAAGTGCAGCGCCCCTTGGCGACGGTGGTCATCGGCGGGGTGTTGACCTCGACCCTGTTGACCCTCTTCGTGCTGCCGGCGCTCTATGTGCTGGCGGCGCCGAAACGCGCCGCGGGGTCCGATGGCGCAAAAACTTGA
- a CDS encoding PCYCGC motif-containing (lipo)protein, with protein sequence MWTIFQRLILCGLFLTLIVPAFAGEQEEFDRILNLGMSDLTREAQDLLDRQYPDEDWDAYRFPRYVFTSDSVETGYMIAVKEPELLRQFKCYCFCDTMGHTNLLDCFVKKDTKKLKFDDHGASCNICYGQAMMALLWQEKGFTQEQMQAGFEKRFERLIEQFGNR encoded by the coding sequence ATGTGGACAATCTTTCAACGACTCATCCTCTGCGGCCTGTTTCTCACTCTGATCGTTCCAGCCTTCGCCGGCGAACAGGAAGAATTCGATCGCATCCTCAACCTTGGCATGTCGGATCTCACCCGCGAAGCCCAGGACTTGCTCGATCGTCAATATCCCGATGAAGATTGGGACGCCTACCGCTTTCCCCGCTACGTTTTTACCAGCGATAGCGTCGAAACCGGCTACATGATCGCCGTCAAGGAGCCCGAACTGCTGCGCCAATTCAAGTGCTACTGCTTCTGCGACACCATGGGGCATACCAACCTGCTCGACTGTTTTGTCAAAAAAGACACGAAAAAACTGAAGTTCGACGATCACGGCGCAAGCTGCAACATCTGTTACGGCCAAGCCATGATGGCGCTGCTGTGGCAGGAGAAAGGATTCACTCAGGAGCAGATGCAGGCGGGTTTCGAAAAGAGATTTGAACGCTTGATCGAGCAGTTCGGCAACCGTTAG
- a CDS encoding cytochrome b N-terminal domain-containing protein — MSGKRNFLHHLHPPQVCRRTLEPLATLGLGIACLTCMAVLLVTGATLFLYYVPAPEHAYERILHISTTLHYGDLIRNLHFVAANALIILIFTHLARVFWTAAYKGRYLNWCYGLVLLGLVLFGNFTGYLLPWDQRAYWAIKVGASLAEYFPGIGAGLKRFLLGGTDIGPETLLRSFAFHAGFVPLLLVVFTSLHLWRIRKDGGLAAPPEAHKIRLPAAPWLYRAEGAAALLTLGTLLVLALFIDAPLDERADPSHPPNPAKAPWYFVGFQEMVGYSAFIGGVLAPTLLLVFFLAAPLIDRSRSHGGVWFSRDRLWLNLGFLVVLAGQIVFIVIGQWLRGKNWELVWPF; from the coding sequence ATGAGCGGCAAACGCAATTTTCTCCACCATCTGCATCCACCCCAGGTCTGCCGACGCACCCTGGAACCCCTTGCCACTCTGGGTCTGGGTATTGCCTGCCTGACCTGTATGGCGGTGCTGTTGGTCACCGGCGCGACGCTTTTTCTCTATTATGTGCCTGCTCCTGAGCACGCCTACGAGCGTATTTTGCACATCAGCACCACCCTGCATTACGGCGATTTGATCCGCAACTTGCACTTCGTCGCGGCCAACGCGCTGATCATTCTCATCTTCACCCATCTCGCCCGGGTGTTCTGGACGGCGGCCTACAAGGGGCGATATCTCAATTGGTGTTACGGCCTGGTGCTGCTTGGGCTGGTGTTGTTCGGCAATTTCACCGGCTATCTGCTGCCCTGGGATCAACGGGCCTATTGGGCCATCAAGGTCGGCGCAAGTCTTGCGGAATATTTCCCGGGAATCGGCGCAGGCTTAAAACGGTTTCTGCTGGGCGGCACCGACATCGGCCCGGAAACCCTGCTGCGCTCCTTTGCCTTTCACGCCGGTTTCGTGCCCCTGTTGCTGGTGGTTTTCACCAGCCTGCATCTATGGCGAATCCGTAAGGACGGCGGCCTGGCCGCACCGCCTGAAGCTCACAAGATTCGCCTGCCCGCCGCCCCTTGGCTCTATCGCGCCGAAGGCGCGGCGGCCCTGCTCACTCTCGGCACCCTGCTGGTGCTGGCGCTGTTCATCGACGCGCCCCTCGATGAACGCGCCGATCCCTCGCATCCGCCCAATCCGGCCAAGGCCCCCTGGTATTTCGTGGGTTTTCAGGAGATGGTCGGATATTCGGCATTCATCGGCGGGGTGCTCGCTCCGACGCTGCTGCTGGTGTTTTTTCTTGCGGCCCCGCTGATCGACCGCAGTCGCAGTCATGGTGGCGTCTGGTTCAGCCGTGATCGACTGTGGCTCAACCTGGGGTTTCTGGTTGTGCTGGCGGGCCAGATCGTTTTTATCGTCATCGGGCAGTGGCTGCGCGGCAAGAACTGGGAATTGGTTTGGCCTTTTTAA
- a CDS encoding QcrA and Rieske domain-containing protein has product MTRREWLFKTVARPAVVGTGVVLGAILLDVWRAAGRFSSHHWSDLGRIDTLVGEGLLPLPAQRIALVRQEDRVAALSLECTHLGCLVNSVDEGFFCPCHGSEFGPRGEVYSGPAPRNLDWLSLRLRHGRLWVQAGTRLREPQWVVIRQDAGDSVGKA; this is encoded by the coding sequence ATGACTCGCCGGGAGTGGTTGTTCAAGACCGTGGCGAGGCCCGCCGTGGTGGGCACGGGAGTGGTTCTCGGCGCCATTCTGCTCGATGTTTGGCGGGCCGCGGGACGCTTCAGTTCCCATCACTGGTCCGATCTCGGCCGCATCGACACTCTGGTCGGCGAGGGGTTGCTACCCCTACCGGCTCAGCGCATCGCCCTGGTTCGTCAAGAAGATCGGGTGGCTGCGTTGAGTCTTGAGTGCACCCATCTCGGCTGTCTGGTCAACAGCGTGGATGAGGGTTTTTTCTGTCCCTGCCACGGCAGCGAATTTGGTCCCCGCGGGGAAGTCTATTCGGGACCGGCGCCGCGCAATCTCGACTGGCTGTCTCTGCGCCTACGCCACGGACGGCTCTGGGTGCAGGCGGGTACACGCCTGCGTGAACCCCAGTGGGTGGTGATCAGGCAGGATGCCGGCGACTCCGTGGGAAAGGCCTGA
- a CDS encoding c-type cytochrome, translated as MTPDHRPSSPDNNRPPPRWINIGLGLAALFALGAALLAISAGLRHPSRHEGPIADLTFNLGGREVREHCTTCHLDGGPPHTALPHPDIAPHSPETLGCTGCHLGEGMALDERLSHGRFGRGARQVLSGRDVQGRCYACHQLAPLEGAERSWQGYVLFQEKACDLCHRLDGAGGNFGPDLSRIGSQLGLEALHEAIRDPRLEPPNSIMPRFPLSRGEIRDLAWFLKSRVADPLYATPMQVQAGLVRLPEIALVPDDVELQPGEELLYRGKCLACHKFGEEDGNLAPDLSSLGLMRAPEFIRGFLESPHRLIPGAIMPPSPLDEAQRTNLSTFLAEEATAHAHHVQTRQLYMHLCQRCHAADGTGRGPIEPNLATFPRAFAGNAEFFHRAPDQRLRKSLEQGIPGTSMPPYGKLLEEPRREELLDLLFAAFIGIERGDKRSLAGIPPRPERVASPERADALYAVHCLRCHGRGGTGKGPEYLQHLPRPRNLTNRPYFAAQDDEGIARAIVHGIAGTAMPPVGEKLDAAEIWGLVARIRQWSGGAP; from the coding sequence ATGACACCTGACCATCGCCCCTCGTCACCAGACAACAATCGACCACCGCCCCGCTGGATCAACATCGGCTTGGGCCTGGCCGCCCTTTTCGCTCTGGGTGCGGCGCTTCTGGCGATTTCCGCCGGCCTTCGCCACCCCTCCCGCCATGAAGGCCCCATCGCCGATCTGACCTTCAATCTGGGGGGCCGCGAAGTGCGCGAGCACTGCACCACCTGCCATCTCGACGGCGGCCCTCCCCACACGGCCCTTCCCCATCCAGACATCGCGCCGCACTCGCCGGAAACCCTCGGCTGCACCGGCTGTCACCTGGGCGAGGGCATGGCTCTTGACGAGCGGCTATCGCATGGGCGCTTCGGTCGGGGCGCCCGCCAGGTATTATCGGGGCGCGATGTGCAGGGCCGCTGTTACGCCTGCCATCAATTGGCTCCGCTGGAGGGGGCCGAAAGATCCTGGCAGGGCTATGTTTTGTTTCAGGAAAAGGCCTGCGATCTCTGTCATCGGCTAGACGGTGCGGGTGGCAACTTTGGCCCCGACCTGAGTCGCATCGGCTCCCAGCTTGGGTTGGAAGCCTTGCACGAGGCGATTCGCGATCCGCGCCTGGAACCGCCCAACTCCATCATGCCGCGTTTTCCCCTGTCGCGGGGAGAGATCAGGGATCTGGCCTGGTTTCTCAAAAGCCGTGTCGCCGACCCCCTGTACGCCACGCCCATGCAGGTGCAGGCGGGGCTGGTGCGACTGCCCGAAATCGCTCTTGTTCCCGATGATGTTGAATTGCAGCCCGGAGAGGAACTTCTTTATCGCGGCAAGTGCCTGGCCTGCCACAAATTCGGCGAGGAGGACGGAAACCTTGCTCCCGACCTGAGCTCCCTGGGGCTCATGCGCGCGCCGGAGTTCATCCGCGGCTTTCTCGAAAGCCCGCACCGCCTGATTCCCGGCGCGATCATGCCGCCTTCGCCTCTTGATGAGGCGCAACGCACCAACCTGAGCACCTTTCTCGCCGAGGAAGCAACCGCCCATGCCCACCATGTGCAGACGCGCCAGCTCTACATGCACCTCTGCCAGCGCTGCCATGCCGCAGACGGCACCGGTCGGGGTCCCATCGAGCCCAACCTGGCCACCTTTCCCCGCGCCTTTGCCGGCAATGCCGAGTTTTTCCATCGCGCCCCGGATCAGCGTCTGCGCAAAAGTCTTGAGCAGGGCATTCCCGGCACCTCCATGCCGCCTTACGGCAAGTTACTGGAAGAGCCGCGTCGCGAGGAGCTTCTCGACCTGCTCTTTGCCGCCTTTATCGGCATCGAGCGCGGGGACAAGCGCTCCCTGGCCGGGATTCCGCCTCGCCCAGAGCGGGTTGCGTCGCCGGAGCGCGCCGACGCACTCTACGCCGTCCACTGCCTGCGTTGCCACGGTCGCGGCGGCACCGGCAAAGGGCCGGAGTATCTCCAGCATCTGCCGCGGCCGCGCAACCTCACCAACCGCCCATATTTTGCCGCGCAGGATGACGAAGGCATTGCCCGCGCCATCGTCCATGGCATTGCCGGCACGGCCATGCCTCCCGTTGGTGAAAAGCTCGACGCCGCAGAAATCTGGGGCCTGGTCGCCCGCATTCGACAGTGGTCAGGAGGTGCGCCATGA
- a CDS encoding TolC family protein has translation MIRLLPFVLVALLLAVPLTAEAQSTIEDSISLEELVTEALALNPELRASEARWQAFVNRAQQAGTFDDPMLMFKIQNALIRDPLAFDRDSMTAKVIGISQMVPYFGKRDLARRSADLEAQVGRWSHEERKLELARMVRESWYQLYAVDRSLEIVEGNIRLLDDLVTLAETLYGVGGALQQDVLRAQLERSKMEDMRIGLRQQRRSLEARLNNLALRPATQAIAPAPDLSMTSLNLEAAELERLAEEHRPLLRGLQAELEKSRVARRAAQREYYPDFTFSLEYMQREAAMDDAGYDMYSAGISFNLPVQRQRRQAMVAEAESEGRMALQEIEMLRNEIRYGIADGLARLERNRRLAELYQGGILPQAEITRDAALAAYRVGQYEFMNVLESQMALFNYQREHAEAVAEHEMVRVQLEALVGTELR, from the coding sequence ATGATACGTCTATTGCCGTTTGTGTTGGTGGCCCTCCTGCTCGCCGTGCCCCTCACCGCCGAGGCCCAATCCACCATCGAAGACTCCATTTCCCTTGAGGAATTGGTGACCGAGGCCCTGGCGCTTAACCCCGAACTTCGGGCGAGCGAGGCGCGCTGGCAGGCCTTTGTGAACCGCGCGCAGCAGGCCGGAACCTTCGATGATCCCATGCTCATGTTCAAGATCCAGAACGCGCTGATCCGCGATCCCCTGGCCTTCGACCGTGACTCCATGACCGCCAAGGTCATCGGTATCAGCCAGATGGTGCCTTATTTCGGCAAGCGCGATCTGGCGCGGCGCTCCGCCGATCTGGAGGCGCAGGTCGGTCGCTGGAGCCATGAGGAGCGCAAGCTCGAACTGGCGCGCATGGTGCGCGAAAGCTGGTATCAGCTCTATGCCGTCGATCGCTCCCTGGAGATCGTCGAGGGCAATATCCGGTTGCTCGATGACCTGGTGACCTTGGCGGAAACCCTCTACGGCGTCGGCGGAGCCCTGCAGCAGGATGTTCTGCGCGCCCAGCTGGAACGCTCGAAAATGGAAGACATGCGCATCGGCCTGCGTCAGCAGCGCCGCAGCCTCGAAGCCCGCCTCAACAACCTGGCGCTGCGACCCGCCACCCAGGCCATCGCGCCCGCGCCCGACCTGTCCATGACGAGCTTGAACCTTGAGGCAGCCGAGCTGGAACGCCTGGCCGAGGAACATCGGCCCCTGTTGCGCGGCTTGCAGGCCGAGTTGGAGAAGAGCCGGGTGGCGCGCCGTGCGGCGCAGCGCGAGTATTACCCAGACTTTACCTTCTCCCTGGAATACATGCAGCGCGAGGCGGCCATGGACGATGCGGGGTACGATATGTACAGCGCCGGCATCAGCTTCAATCTGCCGGTACAGCGCCAGCGCCGTCAGGCCATGGTCGCCGAGGCCGAATCCGAAGGACGCATGGCGCTTCAGGAGATCGAAATGCTGCGCAACGAAATCCGCTATGGTATCGCCGACGGTCTGGCGCGGCTCGAGCGCAACCGCAGGCTGGCTGAACTCTATCAGGGCGGCATCCTTCCCCAGGCGGAAATCACCCGCGATGCGGCCCTGGCCGCCTATCGCGTCGGGCAATACGAATTCATGAACGTGCTGGAAAGCCAGATGGCCCTGTTCAACTACCAGCGCGAGCACGCCGAAGCCGTCGCGGAGCACGAGATGGTGCGGGTGCAGCTGGAGGCGCTGGTGGGGACGGAGCTGCGCTAA
- a CDS encoding efflux RND transporter periplasmic adaptor subunit: MSSRSRRILLIFSLIAAMAAGYFAGAGRHVGHEPGAPGETAQPGEKTQYTCGMHPFIIQDEPGLCPICGMRLTPMRPGGEKAAAPAERRIKHWVSPMDPTYVRDAPGQDYMGHDLVAVYEEGSAPGQVLIDPVTVQNMGLRTAPVERRDLNRTIRTVGLVEYEEPRQFAVNSKIDGWVERLYVNETGQFVKKGQPLLDIYSPELVAAQQEYLLALRNRDRLAQSTFAEIAAGGERLLEAARTRLKYWDISARQIAELEKSGQPRKTLTLYSPYSGVVTKKDVVEGMRVMSGVDLLQISDLSRVWVHADIFEFELPWVRPGLSATVELPFAAGPDRVGKITYLYPYVIGETRTTQARIEFENPGLELRPGMYTNVRIAAQPVTDVLAVPNHAVLRSGKRETVFVALGEGRFEPRVVTTGVTDNEGFVQILSGLRVGERVVTSAQFMLDSESKLQEAIQKMLAPEPMETKPEIDLEDLF; encoded by the coding sequence ATGTCATCCAGATCCAGAAGAATACTGCTGATTTTCAGCCTGATTGCGGCCATGGCGGCGGGTTATTTCGCCGGCGCCGGCCGCCATGTCGGGCATGAGCCGGGGGCTCCCGGCGAGACGGCCCAACCCGGCGAGAAGACGCAGTACACTTGCGGCATGCATCCCTTCATCATCCAGGACGAGCCGGGGCTTTGCCCCATCTGCGGCATGCGCCTCACTCCCATGCGGCCCGGCGGGGAAAAAGCCGCCGCGCCCGCCGAGCGGCGCATCAAGCACTGGGTGTCGCCCATGGATCCTACCTACGTGCGTGACGCGCCGGGTCAGGACTACATGGGGCATGATCTGGTGGCGGTCTACGAAGAGGGCAGCGCGCCCGGTCAGGTGCTCATCGATCCGGTGACGGTGCAGAACATGGGCCTGCGCACCGCGCCCGTGGAGCGGCGCGATCTCAACCGCACCATCCGCACCGTGGGGCTTGTGGAATACGAGGAACCGCGTCAGTTTGCCGTGAACAGCAAGATCGACGGCTGGGTGGAGCGGCTTTATGTGAACGAAACGGGCCAGTTCGTCAAGAAGGGCCAGCCGCTGCTCGACATCTACAGCCCGGAACTGGTGGCCGCGCAGCAGGAATACCTGCTCGCCCTGCGCAATCGCGACCGCTTGGCGCAGAGCACCTTTGCCGAGATCGCCGCCGGGGGCGAGCGGCTTCTCGAAGCGGCGCGCACCCGCCTGAAATACTGGGACATCAGCGCCCGCCAGATCGCCGAGCTCGAAAAGAGCGGTCAGCCGCGAAAGACCCTGACCCTGTACAGCCCCTACAGCGGCGTGGTCACCAAGAAGGATGTGGTGGAGGGCATGCGCGTCATGAGCGGCGTCGATCTTTTGCAGATTTCGGATCTGAGCCGGGTGTGGGTGCACGCCGACATCTTCGAGTTCGAGTTGCCCTGGGTACGCCCGGGGCTGAGCGCCACCGTCGAACTGCCCTTCGCCGCCGGACCGGACCGCGTGGGCAAGATCACCTATCTTTATCCCTACGTGATCGGTGAAACGCGCACCACCCAGGCGCGCATCGAGTTTGAAAATCCGGGTCTGGAACTGCGCCCCGGCATGTACACCAACGTGCGCATCGCCGCCCAGCCGGTGACCGATGTCCTGGCCGTGCCCAATCATGCGGTGCTGCGTTCGGGCAAGCGCGAGACGGTGTTCGTCGCCCTGGGCGAGGGGCGCTTCGAGCCGCGGGTCGTAACCACCGGTGTGACGGACAACGAGGGTTTTGTGCAGATTCTCTCGGGCCTGCGCGTGGGCGAGCGGGTGGTGACCTCGGCCCAGTTCATGCTCGATTCGGAAAGCAAGCTGCAGGAGGCCATTCAGAAGATGCTCGCGCCGGAGCCCATGGAGACCAAGCCGGAGATCGATCTGGAAGATTTGTTCTGA
- a CDS encoding efflux RND transporter permease subunit encodes MLERIIEWSSHNRFMVVLATVFLIVGGIYSLRNIAVDAIPDLSDVQVIIYTEYPGQAPQVVEDQITYPLTTRMLSVPGAKVVRGYSFFGYSFVYIIFEDGTDIYWARSRVLEYLNYVAGQLPDGVTPVLGPDATGVGWVYSYALTSDRHTLQELRSIQDWYLRYELTALDGVSEVAGLGGFVKQYQVVVDPNKLMAYNLPVTDLMMAIQRSNLDVGGGAIEMAETEFMVRSRGYIQSVEDLENVVVMATPQGTPILVRDLAEVRLGPEMRRGVAELDGEGEVVGGIIVMRYGENARTVIERVEKRLEELKTGLPEGVEIVTTYNRSGLIDRAVNNLKHKLFEETVVVALVIILFLFHLPSAAVVILALPVAILMAFIIMHAQGLNANIMSLGGIAIAIGTMVDSAIIMVENAHKHLERSPDKPRSQVIIEAAKEVGPTIFFALLVITVSFAPVFTLQEQAGRMFKPLAFTKTYAMAAAAFLSITLVPVLMLWFIRGRIRHENENPLNRALIRIYHPAVDLVLHWRKTTLVVALLLVVSIAYPISKMGTEFMPPLYEGDLLYMPTTLPGLSVTKARELLQQTDKIIASFPEVERVFGKIGRAETATDPAPMMMIETTILLKPESEWRTTHRDRFYTQWPGWSEVLKKPLRLIWPEEGPISVDQLIDELNSAVHFPGLTNAWTMPIRTRIDMLSTGIRTPVGIKIMGDDLEVLAQLGEQIESTVRVLPGTLSAIAERTVGGYYLDIDIDRLAAARYGINVGDIQDVIQTVIGGMKIAETVEGLERYSINVRYDRDFRSDIESLRRVLVPAPGGRHIPLGQLTSINVINAPDSIKSENARRTAWVYVDIRGIDVGTYVTNARAAVAEKVKLPPGYSIVWSGQYEYIEATRERLMVIIPLTVLIIFVLIYLSTRSVVKTGIVFLAVPFSLVGAFWLLWGLDYNLSIGVWVGLIALAGLDAETGVVMLLYLDLAHKKWTEEGRMQTRGDLMQAVHYGAVQRIRPKLMTVITIIAGLLPIMWSSGAGSDVMKRIAAPMVGGAVTSLVLELLVYPVIFFMWRSRTLHKTLVPTSEVNIDKQ; translated from the coding sequence ATGCTCGAACGAATCATTGAGTGGTCATCGCACAATCGCTTCATGGTGGTGCTGGCGACGGTGTTTCTCATCGTCGGCGGGATCTATTCCCTGCGCAACATCGCCGTCGATGCCATTCCCGATCTCTCCGACGTCCAGGTCATCATCTACACCGAATATCCCGGCCAGGCGCCGCAGGTGGTGGAAGACCAGATCACCTATCCCCTGACCACGCGCATGCTCTCGGTGCCCGGGGCCAAGGTGGTGCGCGGCTATTCCTTCTTCGGCTATTCCTTCGTCTACATCATCTTCGAGGACGGCACCGACATTTACTGGGCCCGCTCGCGGGTCCTCGAATACCTCAATTACGTGGCCGGACAGTTGCCCGACGGCGTGACGCCGGTGCTCGGGCCCGACGCCACCGGCGTCGGCTGGGTCTATTCCTATGCCCTGACCAGCGACCGCCACACCCTGCAGGAGTTGCGCTCCATTCAGGACTGGTATCTGCGCTACGAGCTGACCGCGCTGGACGGCGTGTCGGAAGTCGCCGGCCTGGGCGGCTTCGTCAAGCAATATCAGGTGGTGGTTGATCCCAACAAGCTCATGGCCTACAACCTGCCGGTCACGGATCTGATGATGGCCATCCAGCGCTCCAATCTGGATGTGGGCGGCGGCGCCATCGAAATGGCCGAAACCGAGTTCATGGTGCGCAGTCGCGGCTACATCCAGTCGGTGGAGGATTTGGAGAACGTGGTGGTGATGGCCACCCCGCAAGGCACGCCGATTCTGGTGCGTGATCTGGCCGAGGTGCGCCTGGGACCGGAAATGCGCCGCGGGGTGGCGGAACTCGACGGGGAAGGAGAGGTGGTCGGCGGTATCATCGTCATGCGCTACGGCGAAAATGCCCGCACAGTCATCGAGCGCGTCGAAAAGCGACTCGAGGAACTCAAGACCGGTTTGCCCGAAGGGGTTGAGATCGTCACCACCTACAATCGCTCGGGGCTTATCGACCGCGCGGTGAACAATCTCAAGCACAAGCTCTTCGAGGAAACCGTCGTCGTCGCCCTGGTGATCATCCTCTTTCTCTTTCACCTGCCCAGCGCGGCGGTGGTCATCCTGGCGCTGCCGGTGGCCATTCTCATGGCCTTCATCATCATGCACGCCCAGGGGCTCAACGCCAACATCATGAGTCTGGGCGGTATTGCCATCGCCATCGGCACCATGGTCGATTCGGCCATCATCATGGTCGAGAACGCCCACAAGCATCTGGAGCGCAGCCCCGACAAACCCCGCTCGCAGGTGATCATCGAGGCGGCCAAGGAGGTGGGCCCCACCATCTTCTTCGCCCTGCTGGTGATCACGGTCTCATTCGCGCCGGTATTCACCCTGCAGGAGCAGGCGGGCCGCATGTTCAAGCCGCTGGCCTTCACCAAGACCTACGCCATGGCGGCGGCCGCCTTTCTCTCCATCACCCTGGTGCCGGTGCTGATGCTCTGGTTCATCCGCGGGCGCATCCGCCACGAGAACGAAAACCCCCTCAACCGCGCCCTGATCCGCATTTATCATCCGGCCGTCGATCTGGTGCTGCATTGGCGAAAGACCACCCTGGTGGTGGCTCTGCTGCTGGTGGTATCCATTGCCTATCCCATCTCGAAAATGGGCACCGAATTCATGCCGCCGCTCTACGAGGGCGATCTGCTCTACATGCCCACCACCCTGCCGGGGTTGTCGGTGACCAAGGCGCGTGAGCTCTTGCAGCAGACCGACAAGATCATCGCGTCCTTCCCCGAGGTGGAGCGGGTGTTCGGCAAGATCGGCCGTGCCGAGACGGCGACGGATCCGGCGCCGATGATGATGATCGAGACCACCATCCTGCTCAAGCCCGAATCCGAGTGGCGCACCACCCATCGCGACCGCTTCTACACCCAGTGGCCGGGATGGAGCGAGGTGCTCAAAAAACCCCTGCGTCTCATCTGGCCTGAAGAGGGGCCCATCTCCGTCGATCAGCTCATCGACGAGCTCAACAGCGCGGTGCATTTTCCCGGCCTGACCAACGCCTGGACCATGCCCATCCGCACGCGCATCGACATGCTCTCCACCGGGATCCGCACCCCCGTGGGCATCAAGATCATGGGCGATGACCTGGAGGTGCTGGCCCAACTCGGCGAGCAGATCGAAAGCACGGTGCGGGTGCTGCCCGGCACCCTGAGCGCCATCGCCGAGCGCACCGTGGGCGGCTATTACCTGGACATCGACATCGATCGGCTGGCCGCGGCGCGCTACGGCATCAATGTCGGCGACATTCAGGATGTGATTCAAACCGTCATCGGCGGCATGAAGATCGCCGAGACCGTCGAGGGCCTGGAGCGCTACTCCATCAACGTGCGCTACGACCGCGATTTCCGCAGCGACATCGAATCCCTGCGCCGGGTGCTGGTGCCCGCGCCGGGCGGACGCCACATTCCCCTGGGGCAGCTCACCAGCATCAACGTGATCAATGCGCCCGACAGCATCAAGAGCGAAAACGCGCGGCGCACCGCCTGGGTCTATGTCGATATCCGCGGCATCGACGTCGGCACCTACGTGACCAACGCGCGCGCCGCCGTGGCGGAAAAAGTCAAGCTGCCGCCGGGCTACAGCATCGTGTGGAGCGGTCAGTACGAATATATCGAGGCCACCCGCGAACGGCTGATGGTGATCATTCCCCTGACGGTGCTCATCATCTTCGTGCTCATCTATTTGAGCACCCGCTCGGTGGTTAAAACCGGCATCGTTTTTCTCGCCGTGCCCTTTTCCCTGGTCGGGGCCTTCTGGCTGCTGTGGGGCTTGGATTACAACCTCTCCATCGGCGTGTGGGTGGGGTTGATCGCCCTGGCGGGGCTTGATGCCGAAACCGGGGTGGTGATGCTGCTTTATCTTGATCTCGCCCATAAAAAATGGACGGAAGAGGGGCGCATGCAAACGCGCGGCGATCTCATGCAGGCCGTGCATTACGGCGCGGTGCAGCGCATTCGACCCAAGCTCATGACGGTCATCACCATCATCGCGGGGCTTTTGCCCATCATGTGGAGCAGCGGCGCGGGCTCCGACGTCATGAAACGCATCGCCGCGCCCATGGTCGGCGGTGCCGTCACCTCCTTGGTGCTGGAGCTGCTGGTCTATCCGGTGATCTTCTTCATGTGGCGCAGCCGCACCCTGCACAAAACCCTAGTGCCGACTTCGGAGGTGAATATCGACAAACAGTGA
- a CDS encoding LEA type 2 family protein produces the protein MPAPLRILLILMFLLVGGCATLRPEPPEVSLVGLQVQELTLSHVNMLAELSLFNPNRIGLNIEQVDYALSLNGIRVSSGKSLAPVKVAAGESANVTLRLSGSYLKILQLLNTLQKGDELKYLLDGAIKVGGLGVLGRTFPLREEGMISAEVLRGVAKP, from the coding sequence ATGCCCGCACCGCTGCGAATCCTTTTGATCCTGATGTTCCTGCTGGTCGGCGGTTGCGCCACCCTGCGCCCCGAACCGCCGGAAGTAAGCCTGGTCGGCCTGCAGGTTCAGGAGCTGACCCTGAGCCATGTCAACATGCTGGCCGAGTTGAGCCTGTTCAATCCAAACCGTATCGGGCTCAACATCGAGCAGGTCGATTATGCCCTGTCCCTCAACGGCATTCGCGTCTCCTCGGGTAAAAGCCTCGCTCCCGTGAAGGTCGCAGCGGGCGAGAGCGCCAACGTGACCCTGCGCCTTTCCGGCTCCTATCTGAAAATTCTGCAATTGCTCAACACCCTGCAAAAAGGCGACGAGCTCAAGTATCTCCTCGATGGTGCGATCAAGGTGGGCGGGCTGGGCGTTCTGGGCCGCACCTTTCCCCTGCGCGAGGAAGGGATGATTTCCGCCGAGGTTCTGCGCGGCGTTGCCAAACCTTGA